The following are encoded in a window of Carya illinoinensis cultivar Pawnee chromosome 15, C.illinoinensisPawnee_v1, whole genome shotgun sequence genomic DNA:
- the LOC122295491 gene encoding thioredoxin M-type, chloroplastic-like yields the protein MALENCFQVTTVCTTRAAALQCYHPFSSREKLHLPTCNVFKNSILTSSLSSSSYPHSLSTRFRKSSIVCKAREALNEVQVVTDSSWDGLVIASDNPVLVEFWAPWCGPCRMIAPVIDELAKEYGGKILCCKVNTDDCPNIATKYGIRSIPTVLFFKNGEKKESVIGAVPKSTLSATVEKYIEA from the exons ATGGCTCTGGAGAACTGTTTTCAAGTGACCACAGTATGCACTACAAGAGCTGCTGCTCTACAATGTTACCATCCATTTTCTTCTAGAGAAAAACTTCATCTGCCGACATGTAATGTATTTAAGAATTCCATACTAACATCTTCTTTATCATCTTCATCTTACCCTCATTCCCTCAGCACCAGATTCCGAAAATCAAGCATTGTCTGCAAAGCTCGTGAAGCTCTGAATGAAG TTCAAGTGGTGACAGATTCAAGCTGGGATGGCCTTGTCATTGCAAGTGACAACCCAGTTCTGGTGGAGTTTTGGGCACCATGGTGCGGACCATGTAGGATGATTGCACCCGTGATTGATGAACTAGCAAAAGAATATGGAGGAAAGATTCTCTGCTGCAAGGTTAACACAGATGACTGCCCCAACATTGCCACCAAGTACGGAATAAGAAGCATTCCAACCGTACTGTTTTTCAAGaatggagaaaagaaagagagtgtGATTGGTGCAGTGCCCAAGTCCACCTTATCTGCTACCGTAGAGAAATATATAGAGGCCTGA
- the LOC122295487 gene encoding transcriptional corepressor SEUSS-like isoform X1 codes for MVPSGPPTQIGGTQSVSPSLMRSNSGMLGGQGGPMPSQTAFPSLVSPRTQFNNMNMLGNVPNVSSFLNQSFGNGVPNAALSGPASSQRGGIDTGAESDPLSSVGNGMYFNTPSSSFVASNMANPASSVPGQGQQFSNPSGNQLIPDQQQSQQLESPNFQHSQQPMQQFSATPSAHQQQQFQSIRGGLGGVGTVKMEPHVTNDQRGQQQQFQALRNPGPVKLESQQIQTMRSMVPVKMEPQHSDQSLFLHQQQQQQQHQQQQQQQFLHMSRQSSQAAAQMNLLHQQRLLQLHQQQQQQQQQQQILKAMPQQRSQLPQQFPQQNLPLRPPVKSGYEPGMCARRLTHYMYQQQHRPEDNNIEFWRKFVAEYFAPDAKKKWCVSMYGSGRQTNGVFPQDVWHCEICNRKPGRGFEATVEVLPRLFKIKYESGTLEELLYVDMPREYQNSSGQIVLDYAKAIQESVFEQLRVVRDGQLRIVFSPDLKICSWEFCARRHEELIPRRLLIPQVSQLGAAAQKYQAAAQNASSNVPVSELQTNCNMFVASARQLAKALEVPLVNDLGYTKRYVRCLQISEVVNSMKELIDYSRETGTGPMESLVKFPRRTSTSSGFHGHSQQPEEQQQQQQNVAQNSNSDQSSVQAAAMQLAVSNGVSGVNNSLSTASTSTSASTIVGLLHQNSMNSRQQNSMTNASSPYGGSSVQIPSPGSSSTIPQAQPNPSAFQSPTPSNNPPQTTHGPLTTAVNHMSTSNSPANMSLQQPSLSGEADPSDSQSSVQKILHELMISHQLNGTGGMVGVASMGNDMKNVNGVLQTGNNGLNGGNCLVGNGTVNSNTGIGSGGFGTMGGLGQPAMVNGMRSAMGNNPAMNGRVVMASMARDQSMNHQQQQDMGNQLLSGLGAVNGFNNLQFDWKPSP; via the exons ATGGTACCTTCGGGGCCGCCCACACAGATCGGTGGCACCCAGTCCGTTTCTCCTTCACTCATGCGTTCGAATTCTGGAATGTTGGGAGGTCAAGGGGGTCCCATGCCTTCTCAAACGGcttttccttcccttgtgtCGCCCAGAACTCAGTTTAATAACATGAATATGCTTGGAAACGTGCCCAATGTGTCATCTTTTCTTAATCAGTCTTTTGGGAATGGAGTTCCCAATGCTGCGCTTTCTGGCCCTGCGAGTAGCCAGCGTGGAGGTATTGATACTGGGGCTGAGTCGGATCCACTTTCTAGTGTTGGCAatggtatgtattttaatactccttcttcttcctttgtaGCATCAAACATGGCGAACCCTGCTTCATCCGTGCCGGGTCAGGGTCAGCAATTCTCGAACCCTTCTGGTAACCAGCTAATTCCAGATCAACAGCAGTCCCAGCAACTTGAGTCGCCTAATTTCCAACACAGTCAGCAGCCAATGCAACAGTTCTCTGCAACACCCAGTGCCCACCAGCAGCAGCAATTTCAATCTATTCGAGGTGGCTTAGGTGGTGTTGGAACTGTAAAAATGGAGCCCCACGTGACAAATGATCAGCGGGGACAGCAGCAGCAGTTTCAAGCGTTAAGAAATCCTGGTCCAGTGAAACTGGAATCGCaacaaattcagacaatgaGAAGTATGGTGCCAGTAAAAATGGAACCCCAACATTCTGATCAATCATTATTTCTGCATCAacagcagcaacaacagcagcatcaacaacaacaacagcaacaaTTCCTACACATGTCAAGGCAGTCCTCTCAGGCTGCTGCCCAAATGAATCTTTTGCATCAACAAAGACTCTTGCAGCTACAccagcaacaacagcaacaacagcaacaacagcaaATCTTGAAGGCAATGCCTCAACAGCGTTCCCAATTACCGCAGCAGTTTCCACAGCAGAATTTGCCTTTGAGACCACCTGTAAAATCAGGCTATGAACCTGGGATGTGTGCTCGACGTCTCACCCATTACATGTATCAGCAACAACATAGACCCGAA GACAACAATATTGAATTCTGGAGGAAATTTGTTGCTGAGTACTTTGCTCCTGATGCCAAAAAGAAGTGGTGTGTTTCCATGTATGGAAGTGGCCGGCAAACAAATGGTGTTTTTCCTCAG GATGTGTGGCACTGTGAAATATGCAATCGCAAGCCTGGCCGGGGTTTTG AAGCAACTGTTGAGGTTCTTCCTAGGCTTTTCAAAATCAAATACGAAAGTGGTACTTTGGAAGAGCTTCTTTATGTTGATATGCCCCGTGAATATCAGAACTCATCTGGTCAGATTGTCTTGGACTATGCAAAAGCAATACAGGAAAGTGTTTTTGAGCAACTTCGTGTTGTTCGTGATGGTCAACTTCGGATAGTTTTCTCTCCAGACCTAAAG ATATGCTCTTGGGAATTCTGTGCTCGGCGTCATGAAGAGCTCATACCTCGAAGATTGTTGATACCTCAG GTTAGTCAACTTGGAGCTGCTGCTCAAAAATACCAGGCTGCTGCTCAGAATGCATCATCCAATGTACCTGTTTCAGAGTTGCAAACTAATTGTAACAT GTTTGTAGCGTCGGCTCGACAGTTAGCGAAAGCCTTGGAAGTGCCTTTGGTAAATGATTTAGGATATACAAAGAGATACGTACGTTGCCTTCAG ATATCAGAAGTGGTTAATAGTATGAAAGAGTTAATTGATTATAGCCGAGAAACAGGGACAGGACCTATGG AAAGCTTGGTCAAGTTTCCTCGGAGGACAAGTACTTCGTCTGGGTTTCATGGTCATTCTCAACAGCCGGAGGAACAGCAACAACAGCAGCAGAATGTGGCCCAGAACTCAAACAGTGATCAAAGCTCTGTCCAGGCTGCTGCAATGCAACTTGCTGTTAGCAATGGTGTGTCTGGTGTAAATAATTCCCTAAGCACAGCATCCACGTCAACCTCAGCAAGCACAATTGTTGGGCTTCTCCATCAGAACTCCATGAACTCCAGACAGCAGAATTCTATGACCAATGCAAGCAGTCCTTATGGAGGAAGTTCTGTTCAGATTCCTTCCCCCGGTTCTTCCAGTACTATTCCACAGGCACAACCCAACCCATCTGCATTCCAATCACCAACACCATCTAACAATCCACCACAAACGACTCATGGCCCCTTAACAACAGCTGTCAATCACATGAGTACCTCGAATTCACCTGCAaatatgtcattgcaacagccATCTCTTTCTGGCGAGGCTGACCCGAGTGATTCGCAGAGTTCTGTCCAGAAAATCCTACATGAGTTGATGATATCCCACCAACTTAATGGGACAGGTGGTATGGTTGGTGTTGCTTCTATGGGAAATGACATGAAAAATGTTAATGGGGTTTTACAGACAGGCAACAATGGTCTCAATGGTGGTAACTGCTTAGTGGGGAATGGGACTGTCAACAGTAACACAGGTATTGGGAGTGGTGGATTTGGCACCATGGGTGGACTTGGTCAGCCGGCCATGGTTAATGGAATGAGATCGGCAATGGGAAATAACCCTGCGATGAATGGAAGGGTAGTAATGGCATCAATGGCTCGGGACCAAAGTATGAATCATCAACAACAGCAGGATATGGGAAACCAACTGCTTAGTGGACTAGGAGCAGTTAACGGGTTTAATAATCTTCAGTTTGATTGGAAACCCTCCCCATGA
- the LOC122295487 gene encoding transcriptional corepressor SEUSS-like isoform X2 — MVPSGPPTQIGGTQSVSPSLMRSNSGMLGGQGGPMPSQTAFPSLVSPRTQFNNMNMLGNVPNVSSFLNQSFGNGVPNAALSGPASSQRGASNMANPASSVPGQGQQFSNPSGNQLIPDQQQSQQLESPNFQHSQQPMQQFSATPSAHQQQQFQSIRGGLGGVGTVKMEPHVTNDQRGQQQQFQALRNPGPVKLESQQIQTMRSMVPVKMEPQHSDQSLFLHQQQQQQQHQQQQQQQFLHMSRQSSQAAAQMNLLHQQRLLQLHQQQQQQQQQQQILKAMPQQRSQLPQQFPQQNLPLRPPVKSGYEPGMCARRLTHYMYQQQHRPEDNNIEFWRKFVAEYFAPDAKKKWCVSMYGSGRQTNGVFPQDVWHCEICNRKPGRGFEATVEVLPRLFKIKYESGTLEELLYVDMPREYQNSSGQIVLDYAKAIQESVFEQLRVVRDGQLRIVFSPDLKICSWEFCARRHEELIPRRLLIPQVSQLGAAAQKYQAAAQNASSNVPVSELQTNCNMFVASARQLAKALEVPLVNDLGYTKRYVRCLQISEVVNSMKELIDYSRETGTGPMESLVKFPRRTSTSSGFHGHSQQPEEQQQQQQNVAQNSNSDQSSVQAAAMQLAVSNGVSGVNNSLSTASTSTSASTIVGLLHQNSMNSRQQNSMTNASSPYGGSSVQIPSPGSSSTIPQAQPNPSAFQSPTPSNNPPQTTHGPLTTAVNHMSTSNSPANMSLQQPSLSGEADPSDSQSSVQKILHELMISHQLNGTGGMVGVASMGNDMKNVNGVLQTGNNGLNGGNCLVGNGTVNSNTGIGSGGFGTMGGLGQPAMVNGMRSAMGNNPAMNGRVVMASMARDQSMNHQQQQDMGNQLLSGLGAVNGFNNLQFDWKPSP; from the exons ATGGTACCTTCGGGGCCGCCCACACAGATCGGTGGCACCCAGTCCGTTTCTCCTTCACTCATGCGTTCGAATTCTGGAATGTTGGGAGGTCAAGGGGGTCCCATGCCTTCTCAAACGGcttttccttcccttgtgtCGCCCAGAACTCAGTTTAATAACATGAATATGCTTGGAAACGTGCCCAATGTGTCATCTTTTCTTAATCAGTCTTTTGGGAATGGAGTTCCCAATGCTGCGCTTTCTGGCCCTGCGAGTAGCCAGCGTGGAG CATCAAACATGGCGAACCCTGCTTCATCCGTGCCGGGTCAGGGTCAGCAATTCTCGAACCCTTCTGGTAACCAGCTAATTCCAGATCAACAGCAGTCCCAGCAACTTGAGTCGCCTAATTTCCAACACAGTCAGCAGCCAATGCAACAGTTCTCTGCAACACCCAGTGCCCACCAGCAGCAGCAATTTCAATCTATTCGAGGTGGCTTAGGTGGTGTTGGAACTGTAAAAATGGAGCCCCACGTGACAAATGATCAGCGGGGACAGCAGCAGCAGTTTCAAGCGTTAAGAAATCCTGGTCCAGTGAAACTGGAATCGCaacaaattcagacaatgaGAAGTATGGTGCCAGTAAAAATGGAACCCCAACATTCTGATCAATCATTATTTCTGCATCAacagcagcaacaacagcagcatcaacaacaacaacagcaacaaTTCCTACACATGTCAAGGCAGTCCTCTCAGGCTGCTGCCCAAATGAATCTTTTGCATCAACAAAGACTCTTGCAGCTACAccagcaacaacagcaacaacagcaacaacagcaaATCTTGAAGGCAATGCCTCAACAGCGTTCCCAATTACCGCAGCAGTTTCCACAGCAGAATTTGCCTTTGAGACCACCTGTAAAATCAGGCTATGAACCTGGGATGTGTGCTCGACGTCTCACCCATTACATGTATCAGCAACAACATAGACCCGAA GACAACAATATTGAATTCTGGAGGAAATTTGTTGCTGAGTACTTTGCTCCTGATGCCAAAAAGAAGTGGTGTGTTTCCATGTATGGAAGTGGCCGGCAAACAAATGGTGTTTTTCCTCAG GATGTGTGGCACTGTGAAATATGCAATCGCAAGCCTGGCCGGGGTTTTG AAGCAACTGTTGAGGTTCTTCCTAGGCTTTTCAAAATCAAATACGAAAGTGGTACTTTGGAAGAGCTTCTTTATGTTGATATGCCCCGTGAATATCAGAACTCATCTGGTCAGATTGTCTTGGACTATGCAAAAGCAATACAGGAAAGTGTTTTTGAGCAACTTCGTGTTGTTCGTGATGGTCAACTTCGGATAGTTTTCTCTCCAGACCTAAAG ATATGCTCTTGGGAATTCTGTGCTCGGCGTCATGAAGAGCTCATACCTCGAAGATTGTTGATACCTCAG GTTAGTCAACTTGGAGCTGCTGCTCAAAAATACCAGGCTGCTGCTCAGAATGCATCATCCAATGTACCTGTTTCAGAGTTGCAAACTAATTGTAACAT GTTTGTAGCGTCGGCTCGACAGTTAGCGAAAGCCTTGGAAGTGCCTTTGGTAAATGATTTAGGATATACAAAGAGATACGTACGTTGCCTTCAG ATATCAGAAGTGGTTAATAGTATGAAAGAGTTAATTGATTATAGCCGAGAAACAGGGACAGGACCTATGG AAAGCTTGGTCAAGTTTCCTCGGAGGACAAGTACTTCGTCTGGGTTTCATGGTCATTCTCAACAGCCGGAGGAACAGCAACAACAGCAGCAGAATGTGGCCCAGAACTCAAACAGTGATCAAAGCTCTGTCCAGGCTGCTGCAATGCAACTTGCTGTTAGCAATGGTGTGTCTGGTGTAAATAATTCCCTAAGCACAGCATCCACGTCAACCTCAGCAAGCACAATTGTTGGGCTTCTCCATCAGAACTCCATGAACTCCAGACAGCAGAATTCTATGACCAATGCAAGCAGTCCTTATGGAGGAAGTTCTGTTCAGATTCCTTCCCCCGGTTCTTCCAGTACTATTCCACAGGCACAACCCAACCCATCTGCATTCCAATCACCAACACCATCTAACAATCCACCACAAACGACTCATGGCCCCTTAACAACAGCTGTCAATCACATGAGTACCTCGAATTCACCTGCAaatatgtcattgcaacagccATCTCTTTCTGGCGAGGCTGACCCGAGTGATTCGCAGAGTTCTGTCCAGAAAATCCTACATGAGTTGATGATATCCCACCAACTTAATGGGACAGGTGGTATGGTTGGTGTTGCTTCTATGGGAAATGACATGAAAAATGTTAATGGGGTTTTACAGACAGGCAACAATGGTCTCAATGGTGGTAACTGCTTAGTGGGGAATGGGACTGTCAACAGTAACACAGGTATTGGGAGTGGTGGATTTGGCACCATGGGTGGACTTGGTCAGCCGGCCATGGTTAATGGAATGAGATCGGCAATGGGAAATAACCCTGCGATGAATGGAAGGGTAGTAATGGCATCAATGGCTCGGGACCAAAGTATGAATCATCAACAACAGCAGGATATGGGAAACCAACTGCTTAGTGGACTAGGAGCAGTTAACGGGTTTAATAATCTTCAGTTTGATTGGAAACCCTCCCCATGA